One window from the genome of Babylonia areolata isolate BAREFJ2019XMU chromosome 13, ASM4173473v1, whole genome shotgun sequence encodes:
- the LOC143288723 gene encoding uncharacterized protein LOC143288723 has translation MFAGKRERLVVLKKGASFFHELPHGGSRDEFIDKYDTEHQDKFRDRAAWHVDVDSYSWDRTLGNGTVVRQTAASIASGPRAFINSFDRSLFNDGLTPSKAIIDFSTNPAVTVVNIYKTCYLVDTDPSLNFTNTVTEMLSRNGNAVTTALNNVFLNVSRLDRAARTAVFNSNPSMKKLCNPYFTPIYQTIAAAETTPGDCQKVVSTVTLYDELNILIPVRHGYGCSTHSSHGHHGHHGHRGFGGFRGHRFGSFYG, from the exons ATGTTTGCAGGAAAG CGTGAGAGATTGGTTGTTCTAAAGAAGGGAGCTTCGTTCTTCCATGAACTTCCACATGGTGGGTCCCGAGATGAATTCATTGACAAGTACGACACGGAGCACCAAGACAAgttcagagacaga gcgGCGTGGCATGTGGATGTGGATTCCTACAGCTGGGACCGAACTCTGGGCAACGGCACCGTCGTGAGGCAGACGGCAGCGTCCATCGCCAGCGGGCCACGTGCGTTCATCAACAGCTTTGACAGATCGCTCTTCAATGATGGTCTGACGCCCTCCAAAGCCATCATTGACTTCAGCACCAACCCCGCT GTAACAGTGGTGAATATCTACAAAACCTGTTACCTGGTGGACACTGACCCATCTTTGAACTTCACCAATACGGTCACAGAAATGCTGTCCAGAAAT GGAAACGCCGTCACGACCGCTCTGAACAATGTCTTCCTCAACGTCAGCCGGCTTGACCGCGCCGCCAGAACAGCTGTCTTCAACAGCAACCCCAGCATGAAAAAACTCTGCAATCCTTACTTCACCCCCATCTACCAGACCATCGCTGCCGCTG AAACCACGCCAGGTGACTGCCAGAAAGTGGTGTCCACCGTTACGTTGTACGACGAACTGAACATCCTGATCCCTGTCAGGCACGGGTACGGGTGCTCCACCCATTCTTCCCACGGTCACCATGGTCACCATGGTCACCGTGGGTTCGGTGGTTTCCGTGGTCACCGTTTTGGTTCCTTTTATGGTTGA